From Rhizobium sp. NZLR1, a single genomic window includes:
- a CDS encoding helix-turn-helix domain-containing protein, with amino-acid sequence MKNNSILQCPVARGLNSVGDAWSILVLRDAHTGLTRFDQFRKSLGIVPTMLTKRLKALTDDGLLEKRLYSERPPREEYLLTEAGRDFLPVLMMIGAWAHRHCDGELARYVDVETGSEIEPIAIDAVTGAKLGTRAMRLSAGQERNSATHKDA; translated from the coding sequence ATGAAAAATAATTCAATTCTCCAGTGCCCGGTGGCCCGCGGCCTTAACTCTGTGGGTGATGCGTGGAGCATTCTGGTCCTGCGGGATGCACATACCGGCCTTACCCGGTTCGACCAGTTCAGGAAGAGCCTCGGCATTGTGCCGACCATGCTCACCAAGCGCCTTAAAGCGCTGACCGACGACGGTCTGCTGGAAAAGCGCCTCTACTCAGAGCGACCGCCCCGCGAGGAATACTTGCTGACCGAAGCAGGCCGGGATTTCCTGCCGGTGCTGATGATGATCGGGGCTTGGGCGCACCGCCACTGCGATGGCGAACTCGCCCGCTATGTCGATGTCGAAACGGGCTCAGAGATCGAGCCCATCGCAATCGATGCGGTTACGGGTGCAAAGCTCGGAACGCGGGCAATGCGGCTGAGTGCTGGCCAGGAACGGAATTCGGCAACCCATAAAGATGCTTGA
- a CDS encoding class I SAM-dependent RNA methyltransferase, with product MSTETVTIEKLGAQGDGIASNAGGPVYVPFSLPGETVAIARVKSQGTIMSITTPSPDRQEPPCRHFGLDGVNGTCGGCTLQHMADAPYRAFKRQLVIDALKSKGLTPEVGEIVPARPGERRRVVFAARKTEKDMLVGFNQAESHHIVAIEECPISSAGIIARLPAIRAIAAALATNAEPFRVSVLETLSGLDIAVDEVKKLSDPQRRKAVETVLGLRGIARVSLNGEILIEPSKPLVDFGSIQVSPPPGGFTQATKPAEEAMAELVLAHAGKAKRIADLFAGSGTFSLRLARIGRVHAVEAEAKALAALDHAARNTPGLKPVTIEKRDLFRRPLMTQEFKPYDAVVFDPPRAGAEFQCKELARSAVKRIVAVSCNPLTLARDLAILVEGGYRITGVTPIDQFLWTSHVEVVATLEK from the coding sequence GTGAGCACCGAAACCGTCACGATCGAGAAGCTCGGCGCCCAGGGCGACGGTATCGCCAGCAATGCCGGCGGCCCTGTCTATGTGCCGTTTTCTCTGCCGGGGGAAACGGTGGCGATCGCCCGCGTCAAAAGCCAGGGCACGATCATGTCGATCACGACGCCCTCGCCCGACCGGCAGGAGCCGCCCTGTCGACATTTCGGCCTGGATGGCGTCAACGGCACCTGCGGCGGCTGCACGCTGCAGCATATGGCAGATGCGCCATACCGCGCCTTCAAGCGCCAGCTGGTCATCGATGCGCTGAAATCGAAGGGGCTGACGCCTGAGGTTGGCGAGATCGTTCCGGCCCGGCCGGGTGAGCGCCGGCGCGTGGTGTTTGCGGCGCGCAAGACCGAGAAGGACATGCTTGTTGGTTTCAACCAGGCCGAAAGCCATCATATCGTCGCCATCGAGGAATGTCCGATCTCGTCGGCAGGGATCATCGCCCGGCTACCGGCGATCCGGGCCATTGCCGCCGCGCTGGCGACCAATGCCGAACCCTTTCGCGTCTCCGTGCTCGAAACGCTTTCCGGCCTCGACATTGCGGTCGACGAGGTGAAGAAACTGTCCGATCCGCAGCGGCGCAAGGCGGTTGAGACCGTGCTCGGCCTGCGCGGCATCGCCCGTGTTTCGCTGAACGGCGAAATCCTCATCGAGCCGTCGAAGCCGCTCGTCGATTTCGGCAGCATTCAGGTTTCACCGCCGCCGGGCGGCTTCACCCAGGCGACCAAGCCGGCGGAAGAAGCGATGGCCGAGCTGGTGCTTGCCCATGCCGGCAAGGCGAAGCGGATCGCCGATCTCTTTGCCGGCTCCGGCACGTTCTCGCTGCGGCTGGCGCGGATCGGCCGCGTGCATGCCGTCGAAGCCGAGGCAAAGGCGCTCGCCGCCCTCGATCATGCCGCCCGCAACACTCCTGGATTGAAGCCGGTGACCATCGAGAAGCGTGATCTCTTCCGCCGCCCGTTGATGACGCAGGAGTTCAAGCCCTATGACGCCGTCGTCTTCGATCCGCCGCGGGCCGGTGCCGAATTCCAGTGCAAGGAGCTTGCCCGCTCAGCGGTGAAGAGGATCGTGGCCGTCAGCTGCAATCCGCTGACGCTGGCGCGCGACCTGGCGATCCTCGTCGAGGGCGGCTACCGGATCACCGGGGTGACGCCGATCGACCAGTTCCTCTGGACCTCGCATGTCGAGGTGGTGGCGACGCTGGAGAAATAG
- a CDS encoding TlyA family RNA methyltransferase yields the protein MSDQNSQRLDQLLVSRGLFASRSRARDAVQRGTVRIAGQVITKAGAVFGDDAEIEIDDPAQDYVSRAALKLAAALDHFQLDPAGHHCLDVGASTGGFTEVLLQRGAVHVTAIDVGHGQMHPRISGDPRVTNKEGLNARNLTAEDIGDPATFIVSDVSFISLKLALAPALEIAEPGTVAVLLVKPQFEAGREAIGKGGLLKDPASAPAVAAELARWFTEDMGWNSLGLIPSPISGGDGNQEFLLAGLKP from the coding sequence ATGTCCGATCAAAACAGCCAACGCCTCGACCAACTTCTCGTCTCCCGCGGCCTTTTCGCCAGCCGCTCGCGGGCTCGCGACGCCGTGCAACGCGGCACCGTCAGGATCGCCGGCCAGGTCATAACGAAAGCCGGGGCGGTCTTCGGCGACGACGCTGAGATCGAGATCGACGACCCGGCGCAGGACTATGTCTCGCGCGCCGCGCTGAAGCTTGCCGCAGCCCTCGATCATTTCCAGCTCGATCCCGCCGGCCATCACTGTCTGGATGTCGGCGCGTCCACCGGCGGCTTCACCGAGGTGCTGCTGCAACGCGGTGCCGTGCATGTCACCGCGATCGATGTCGGCCATGGGCAGATGCACCCGCGCATTTCAGGCGATCCGCGTGTCACGAACAAAGAAGGCCTCAATGCCCGCAATCTGACGGCAGAGGATATCGGTGATCCCGCCACGTTCATCGTTTCCGATGTCTCTTTCATCTCGCTGAAGCTGGCACTGGCGCCGGCTCTCGAGATCGCCGAGCCGGGTACTGTCGCCGTGCTGCTGGTCAAGCCGCAGTTCGAGGCCGGGCGCGAAGCGATCGGCAAGGGCGGACTGTTGAAGGATCCCGCGTCGGCTCCCGCCGTCGCTGCGGAGCTTGCGCGCTGGTTCACCGAGGACATGGGCTGGAACAGCCTCGGCCTCATCCCCTCCCCGATTTCCGGCGGCGACGGCAATCAGGAATTTCTTCTGGCAGGATTGAAACCGTGA
- a CDS encoding DUF4424 domain-containing protein, which translates to MLKLFTLLVAAGIAAPALANDTMAEVKTGGLIFAQSDDVSMAEENLFISASQVRVDYVFENTSDKDVESLVAFPMPDISGQVDNNSAISDYDSDNFLHFSTVQDGRPITAKLQQRVVSLGIDVTDELAKNGIPVLPYSQKTRDALAKLPETVRKDWIARGLIYPMTDADVVPLWTLRSTYWWRTTFPAKKKVSVEHRYQPAVGGTVAISFLENGEPKGERFEEYSRKYCLDADFVRVAQQHVREAEAGGANYTESWISYVLSTGANWAGPIRRFQLTIDKGKPGSLISFCGSNVEKIGPTTFRMTAEDFDPGKDFDILVLNPPEAEPKQP; encoded by the coding sequence ATGCTGAAGCTCTTCACTCTTCTCGTCGCGGCGGGGATCGCAGCCCCCGCGCTGGCGAACGACACCATGGCCGAGGTCAAGACCGGCGGGCTGATTTTTGCCCAGTCCGACGATGTCAGCATGGCGGAGGAAAATCTCTTCATCTCCGCTTCGCAAGTGCGTGTCGACTACGTGTTCGAGAATACGTCCGACAAGGATGTCGAAAGCCTGGTCGCCTTCCCGATGCCCGATATATCAGGCCAGGTGGACAACAACTCCGCCATCTCCGACTACGACAGCGACAATTTCCTGCATTTCTCCACCGTGCAGGATGGTAGGCCGATCACCGCCAAGCTGCAGCAGCGCGTCGTCTCGCTCGGCATCGACGTCACCGACGAGCTGGCCAAAAACGGCATTCCCGTCCTGCCTTACAGCCAGAAGACCCGCGACGCGCTCGCCAAGCTTCCCGAAACCGTCCGGAAGGACTGGATCGCCCGCGGCCTGATTTATCCCATGACCGACGCCGATGTCGTGCCGCTCTGGACGCTCCGCTCGACCTATTGGTGGCGCACCACCTTTCCGGCCAAAAAGAAGGTCAGCGTCGAGCATCGCTACCAGCCGGCCGTCGGCGGCACCGTCGCCATCAGCTTTCTCGAAAACGGCGAGCCGAAGGGCGAACGCTTCGAGGAATATTCCCGCAAATACTGCCTCGACGCAGATTTCGTCCGGGTTGCCCAGCAGCATGTCCGGGAAGCCGAGGCCGGCGGCGCCAACTATACCGAAAGCTGGATCTCCTATGTGCTGTCGACCGGCGCCAACTGGGCGGGACCGATCCGGCGCTTCCAGCTGACGATCGACAAGGGCAAGCCCGGCAGTCTCATCAGCTTCTGCGGCAGCAACGTCGAGAAAATCGGCCCGACGACCTTCCGGATGACCGCCGAGGATTTCGATCCCGGCAAGGACTTCGACATCCTCGTCCTCAATCCGCCGGAAGCGGAACCGAAGCAGCCTTGA
- a CDS encoding oxidoreductase, producing MIDRTKNIALVTGASSGIGLVTAQSLAKAGYRVYGTSRKQVADKPGITMLICDVTDKASVEAVIAEILQQAGRIDLVVNNAGVGLLGGAEESSIDQAQRLFDVNLFGVARVVNAVLPVMRKQKIGRIVNMSSILGLIPSPYNAFYASTKHAIEGYSESLDHEVRNFGIRVVLVQPGVTKTSFEENLTRADQPLPVYDSERARSEALMRKWVAAGDAPQVVADMVVKAATAKKPKLRYSAGKQSRQVRSLRRYLPERLVDSLLRKVNELPASI from the coding sequence ATGATCGACAGAACCAAAAACATTGCCCTGGTTACCGGCGCTTCCTCCGGCATTGGCCTTGTCACAGCCCAATCGCTGGCGAAAGCCGGCTATCGCGTCTATGGGACCAGCCGCAAACAGGTTGCTGACAAGCCTGGCATCACCATGCTGATCTGCGACGTGACGGATAAGGCCTCGGTGGAGGCTGTGATTGCCGAGATCCTGCAACAGGCCGGCCGGATCGATCTTGTCGTCAACAATGCCGGGGTCGGCCTGCTTGGAGGCGCGGAAGAATCATCGATCGACCAGGCCCAGCGGCTTTTCGACGTCAACCTTTTCGGCGTCGCCCGTGTCGTCAATGCCGTGCTGCCGGTCATGCGCAAGCAGAAGATCGGCCGGATCGTCAACATGAGCTCGATCCTCGGACTGATCCCATCCCCCTACAACGCCTTCTATGCCTCAACCAAACATGCAATCGAAGGCTATTCGGAATCGCTCGATCATGAAGTGCGCAACTTCGGTATCCGTGTCGTTCTCGTCCAACCCGGCGTCACCAAAACATCCTTCGAGGAGAACCTGACACGCGCAGATCAACCGCTTCCGGTCTACGACTCGGAGCGGGCCCGGAGCGAGGCTCTGATGCGCAAGTGGGTAGCGGCGGGCGACGCGCCGCAGGTCGTCGCCGATATGGTCGTCAAAGCCGCAACCGCCAAGAAGCCGAAGCTGCGCTATTCCGCCGGCAAGCAGTCGCGTCAGGTCCGCTCGCTTCGCCGCTACCTGCCGGAGCGTCTGGTCGACAGCCTGCTGCGCAAGGTCAACGAGCTTCCTGCATCAATCTGA
- a CDS encoding MBL fold metallo-hydrolase, producing MRKTKRRNPYYNGPVSDHFDGTHFFNPEGIEPLGFRDLLRWQFGGGRERWPRSVPSPYAAAKPDPRVDGEDLRVTMVGHATVLVQVAGLNILTDPVWSERVSPFTFAGPKRVVQPGIAFDDLPPIDLVLVSHNHYDHLDIATLRRLSAKHRPRVVTPLGNDTIIRRAVPDIEMTSMDWGERISHAGISIDAEPAHHWSARGGADRRMALWASFALSTPAGKIYHVGDTGFHRGINYKAAQQKHGGFRLAILPFGAYEPRWFMKGQHQNPQEAVIGMKLANAAYVAGHHFATFQLTDEAVDAPTRALQNAMSEHDIPPERFRALRAGEVFDVPKL from the coding sequence ATGCGCAAGACCAAAAGACGCAATCCCTATTATAACGGCCCGGTGTCCGATCACTTCGACGGCACGCATTTCTTCAATCCCGAAGGTATCGAGCCCCTTGGTTTCCGCGATTTGCTGCGGTGGCAATTCGGCGGTGGCCGTGAGCGTTGGCCGCGGTCGGTGCCAAGTCCATATGCGGCGGCCAAGCCGGATCCACGTGTCGACGGCGAGGATCTACGGGTGACCATGGTTGGCCATGCAACAGTGCTCGTACAGGTCGCTGGGCTCAATATCCTTACCGACCCGGTGTGGTCGGAGCGCGTAAGCCCCTTTACTTTTGCTGGACCCAAACGCGTCGTCCAACCGGGCATCGCGTTCGATGATCTGCCGCCAATCGATCTCGTGCTGGTATCGCACAATCATTATGATCATCTCGATATCGCGACACTCAGGCGCTTGAGCGCCAAGCATCGGCCGCGTGTGGTGACACCACTCGGCAATGACACGATCATCCGCCGCGCCGTGCCCGATATAGAGATGACATCGATGGACTGGGGCGAGCGCATCTCGCACGCCGGCATCAGCATTGATGCGGAGCCGGCACATCATTGGTCCGCCCGCGGCGGCGCCGATCGCCGAATGGCGCTCTGGGCGTCGTTCGCCTTATCGACTCCCGCCGGAAAAATCTATCACGTCGGCGATACGGGCTTTCACCGCGGCATCAATTACAAGGCGGCACAGCAGAAGCATGGTGGCTTTCGCTTGGCGATTTTACCCTTCGGCGCCTATGAGCCGCGATGGTTCATGAAAGGCCAGCACCAGAATCCGCAGGAAGCGGTCATCGGGATGAAGTTGGCAAATGCGGCCTATGTGGCGGGGCATCACTTCGCGACGTTCCAACTGACAGACGAGGCGGTCGACGCGCCGACAAGAGCGCTGCAAAACGCTATGAGCGAACATGATATTCCCCCGGAACGATTCCGGGCGCTCAGGGCGGGCGAGGTCTTCGATGTGCCCAAGCTCTAA
- a CDS encoding methyl-accepting chemotaxis protein, translating to MSAKNISLNGKLAATFAALILIFVAVSAFVYSKATASASASAEQEKSELLVNQIDDALQAMLEQAVNLRGFILFRSDSTYGDVFANRERMLKAIAAARQTAGAEPQLVEMIDGMQKAADLYFHELAEPQTKARKETDMPIEEIIKIGVNATKGQLDGFRQASAKIKASAREKSDALAEIRADANSDLKTTLLAGGIVASLAAAVLAWLMSRTIVRPIVGMTGAMDRLAGGEHDIEVPATDRGDEVGRMAQSVLVFKQAAIEKLRLAGETDRMRDDAERQRRAGDEQKAREEGEIRHAIDALAGGLAELANGDMAGRLQTPFAPQYDSLRNDFNHAVEKLQAALQSVGRNASAINAGAGEIRSAADDLAHRTEQQAAAVEQTAAALEQVTTTVRDSAKRAEDAGNLVERTRLGAEKSGEVVRKAVSAMQQIEKSSGEISNIIGVIDDIAFQTNLLALNAGVEAARAGDAGKGFAVVAQEVRELAQRSAKAAKEIKALITTSGEQVVAGVSLVGETGKALEAIVAEVQEINRNVSAIVTATREQSIGLQEINTAVNNMDQGTQQNAAMVEEQTAASHALAQEASALDELLRQFKLGQTRPDAAASRATVAAPNARPVASPARALTRTVAKAFGGRQATAAAAVQEDWTEF from the coding sequence ATGTCCGCCAAAAACATATCCTTGAACGGGAAGCTTGCGGCCACGTTCGCAGCCCTCATTCTGATTTTCGTCGCTGTCTCCGCCTTCGTTTATTCCAAGGCGACGGCGTCGGCGTCAGCGTCAGCCGAGCAGGAAAAGTCCGAGCTGCTCGTCAACCAGATCGACGATGCGCTGCAGGCGATGCTCGAGCAGGCCGTCAACCTGCGCGGCTTTATCCTGTTCCGCAGCGACAGCACCTATGGCGATGTCTTCGCCAATCGCGAGCGCATGCTGAAGGCGATTGCCGCCGCCAGGCAGACGGCGGGAGCCGAGCCGCAGCTGGTCGAGATGATCGACGGCATGCAGAAGGCCGCCGACCTCTATTTCCATGAACTTGCCGAGCCGCAGACCAAGGCGCGCAAGGAAACCGACATGCCGATCGAAGAGATCATCAAGATCGGCGTCAACGCCACCAAGGGCCAGCTCGACGGCTTCCGCCAGGCCTCGGCCAAGATCAAGGCCAGCGCCCGCGAAAAGTCCGATGCGCTGGCTGAAATCCGCGCCGATGCCAACAGCGATCTGAAGACGACGCTGCTTGCCGGCGGTATCGTCGCCTCGCTCGCCGCCGCCGTGCTCGCCTGGTTGATGTCGCGCACCATCGTCCGCCCGATCGTCGGCATGACCGGAGCCATGGATCGCCTCGCCGGCGGTGAGCACGATATCGAGGTCCCGGCGACCGACCGCGGCGACGAAGTCGGCCGCATGGCCCAGTCGGTGCTGGTCTTCAAGCAGGCGGCGATCGAGAAGCTGCGCCTTGCCGGCGAGACCGACCGCATGCGTGATGACGCCGAACGCCAGCGCCGGGCAGGCGACGAGCAGAAGGCCCGCGAGGAAGGCGAGATCCGCCATGCCATCGACGCTCTGGCGGGCGGCCTTGCCGAGCTTGCCAATGGCGATATGGCCGGCCGTCTCCAGACGCCGTTTGCGCCGCAATATGACAGCCTGCGCAATGACTTCAACCATGCCGTCGAAAAGCTGCAGGCAGCCCTGCAATCAGTCGGCCGCAACGCCTCGGCGATCAATGCCGGCGCCGGCGAAATCCGCTCGGCCGCCGACGATCTCGCCCACCGCACCGAACAGCAGGCTGCCGCCGTCGAACAGACCGCCGCAGCGCTCGAGCAGGTGACGACGACCGTCCGCGACAGCGCCAAGCGCGCCGAGGATGCCGGCAATCTCGTCGAGCGCACCCGCCTCGGCGCCGAAAAATCCGGCGAAGTCGTCCGCAAGGCGGTCTCCGCCATGCAGCAGATCGAAAAGTCCTCGGGCGAAATCTCCAACATCATCGGCGTCATCGATGACATCGCCTTCCAGACCAACCTTTTGGCTCTGAACGCCGGCGTCGAAGCCGCCCGCGCCGGCGATGCCGGCAAGGGCTTTGCCGTCGTCGCTCAGGAAGTGCGCGAGCTTGCTCAGCGCTCGGCCAAGGCGGCCAAGGAGATCAAGGCGCTGATCACCACCTCGGGCGAACAGGTCGTTGCCGGCGTCTCCCTCGTCGGCGAGACCGGCAAGGCGCTGGAAGCGATCGTCGCCGAAGTGCAGGAGATCAACCGTAACGTCAGCGCCATCGTCACCGCCACCCGCGAACAGTCAATCGGCCTGCAGGAGATCAACACCGCCGTCAACAACATGGACCAGGGCACCCAGCAGAATGCCGCCATGGTCGAGGAGCAGACCGCGGCAAGCCATGCGCTCGCTCAAGAAGCAAGTGCGCTGGATGAATTGCTGCGCCAGTTTAAGCTCGGCCAGACGAGGCCGGATGCCGCAGCATCGCGCGCCACCGTCGCCGCCCCCAACGCCCGCCCGGTCGCCTCGCCAGCCCGCGCCCTGACCCGCACGGTGGCCAAGGCCTTTGGCGGCAGGCAGGCAACGGCCGCAGCTGCGGTGCAGGAGGACTGGACGGAGTTCTGA
- a CDS encoding crotonase/enoyl-CoA hydratase family protein: MTDHIIVEQPSAHPGVQLIRFNRPEKKNAITRAMYRTMADALKAADADPAIRATAFLGTQGCFSAGNDLNDFLVAAVGGSGLEQEILDFLYALVKAEKPVVSGVDGLAIGIGTTIHLHCDLTIASSRSQFRTPFVDLALVPEAGSSLVAPRLMGHQRAFALLAAGEAFSAAEAKDAGLIWKVVEPGEVDGLTLATAARLAAKPPEALRIARNLIRSDSGEIIARIDEEARHFSARLKSAEARAAFEAFMRR; the protein is encoded by the coding sequence ATGACCGATCATATCATCGTCGAGCAGCCTTCCGCCCACCCTGGCGTCCAGCTCATCCGCTTCAACCGGCCGGAGAAGAAGAACGCCATCACCCGCGCCATGTACCGGACAATGGCCGATGCGCTGAAGGCGGCCGATGCCGATCCCGCCATCCGCGCCACCGCCTTTCTTGGTACCCAGGGCTGCTTTTCCGCCGGCAATGATCTAAACGACTTCCTTGTCGCCGCAGTCGGTGGCAGCGGCCTGGAGCAGGAGATCCTAGATTTCCTCTATGCGCTGGTGAAGGCCGAAAAACCCGTGGTCTCGGGCGTCGACGGACTGGCGATCGGCATCGGCACGACGATCCATCTCCATTGCGACCTGACCATCGCTTCCAGCCGCAGCCAGTTCCGTACTCCCTTCGTCGACCTGGCTCTGGTGCCGGAAGCGGGTTCCAGCCTCGTTGCGCCACGCCTGATGGGCCACCAGCGCGCCTTCGCCCTGCTGGCCGCCGGCGAAGCCTTCTCGGCCGCCGAGGCGAAGGACGCCGGTCTCATCTGGAAGGTGGTTGAACCCGGCGAGGTCGATGGGCTGACGCTGGCGACCGCAGCTCGGCTCGCCGCCAAACCGCCGGAGGCGCTGCGCATCGCCCGTAATCTCATCCGCAGCGACAGCGGCGAGATCATCGCCCGCATCGACGAGGAGGCCCGCCATTTCTCCGCCCGTCTGAAAAGTGCCGAGGCCCGGGCCGCCTTCGAAGCCTTCATGCGCCGCTAA
- a CDS encoding acyl-CoA dehydrogenase, whose protein sequence is MYKAPVEEIAFTLKHVAGMGEAISAGLLRDLGEDLVDAILAEAGRFATEEVAPLADIGDRQGARLIDGEVRLPDGWRDLYRNWIAGGWNGLTAPEAFGGQALPHMLNVAALEMWNSGSMAFALAPTLTMGAIEAVSTHGSAALKQKYLAKMVSGEWTGTMNLTEPHAGSDLGVLKARAERRADGSYRISGQKIFITWGDHDAADNIIHLVLARLPDAPAGTRGISLFLVPKFLVNDDGSLGARNDLFCHSLEHKLGIHGSPTCTMIYGDGRFGDEKGAVGWLVGEENKGLACMFTMMNNARLAVGIQGVAIAEAATQKALAYAKERTQGRAPGWSGAGMSPIVDHPDVARMLLTMKALTQGSRAISYACAHAIDMSHRAGDDSRHWQERAALLTPIAKSFSTDAGVEVASLGIQVHGGMGFIEETGAARYLRDARIAPIYEGTNGIQAIDLVTRKLPLSGGDQVKGFIAELKEIADNVRRSNLGGLGETAARLDTAIADLETATGWLIKILTDGKATEALSGATPYQRLFGLVLTGCYLAKGALAESGDGRGEGRIALCRFAAENLMAETTALCDRVVNGAASLAAARILLA, encoded by the coding sequence ATGTACAAGGCGCCCGTCGAGGAAATCGCGTTCACGTTGAAGCATGTCGCCGGCATGGGCGAGGCGATTTCAGCAGGCTTGCTCCGCGATCTCGGCGAAGATCTGGTCGATGCGATCCTGGCCGAGGCGGGACGTTTTGCCACAGAGGAAGTGGCGCCTCTCGCAGACATCGGCGACCGGCAGGGCGCCCGTTTGATCGATGGTGAGGTCCGGCTGCCGGATGGCTGGCGCGATCTCTATCGCAACTGGATCGCCGGCGGCTGGAACGGCCTGACGGCACCCGAAGCTTTCGGCGGCCAGGCCCTGCCGCATATGCTGAATGTCGCAGCGCTGGAAATGTGGAATTCCGGTTCCATGGCCTTTGCGCTTGCCCCGACGCTGACGATGGGCGCCATCGAGGCGGTCAGCACCCATGGCAGTGCTGCGCTGAAGCAGAAATACCTGGCAAAGATGGTGTCCGGCGAATGGACCGGCACCATGAACCTGACCGAGCCGCATGCCGGTTCCGATCTCGGCGTGCTCAAGGCCCGCGCCGAGCGCCGCGCCGACGGCAGCTACCGCATATCAGGCCAGAAGATCTTCATTACCTGGGGCGACCACGACGCGGCCGACAATATCATTCATCTGGTGCTGGCCCGCCTGCCGGATGCGCCGGCCGGCACCCGCGGCATCTCGCTCTTCCTGGTGCCGAAATTCCTGGTGAACGATGACGGCTCGCTCGGTGCCCGCAACGATCTGTTCTGCCACTCGCTGGAGCACAAGCTTGGCATCCACGGCTCGCCGACCTGCACGATGATCTATGGCGACGGCCGGTTCGGCGACGAAAAGGGTGCCGTGGGATGGCTGGTCGGCGAGGAGAACAAGGGGCTCGCCTGCATGTTCACGATGATGAACAATGCCCGTCTGGCCGTCGGCATTCAGGGCGTGGCGATCGCCGAGGCCGCTACCCAGAAGGCGCTCGCCTATGCCAAGGAACGCACCCAGGGCAGGGCGCCCGGCTGGAGCGGCGCCGGCATGAGCCCGATCGTCGACCATCCCGATGTTGCCCGCATGCTGCTGACGATGAAGGCGCTGACGCAGGGGTCACGCGCCATTTCCTATGCCTGCGCCCATGCGATCGACATGTCCCACCGGGCGGGCGATGACAGCCGTCACTGGCAGGAGCGTGCCGCGCTGCTGACGCCGATTGCTAAATCCTTTTCGACCGATGCCGGCGTCGAGGTTGCCTCGCTCGGCATTCAGGTGCATGGCGGCATGGGCTTCATCGAGGAGACGGGGGCAGCGCGGTACTTGCGTGATGCCCGCATCGCGCCGATCTACGAGGGCACCAACGGCATCCAGGCGATCGACCTCGTCACCCGCAAGCTGCCGCTCTCCGGCGGCGATCAGGTCAAGGGCTTCATCGCCGAGCTGAAGGAGATCGCCGACAATGTCCGCCGCTCCAATCTCGGTGGTCTTGGCGAAACCGCCGCCAGGCTCGACACAGCGATCGCCGATCTCGAAACGGCGACCGGCTGGCTCATCAAGATCCTGACCGATGGCAAGGCCACCGAGGCGCTCTCAGGTGCAACACCCTATCAGCGCCTGTTCGGCCTCGTGCTCACCGGCTGTTACCTCGCCAAGGGGGCTCTTGCCGAAAGCGGCGATGGCAGAGGCGAGGGCCGCATCGCGCTCTGCCGCTTCGCCGCCGAAAATCTGATGGCCGAGACCACAGCCCTTTGTGACCGGGTGGTGAATGGCGCTGCAAGCCTCGCCGCCGCCCGCATTCTGCTTGCTTGA